ggggtcatgatttgaacaaagtttgtagaagtctactaggcaatgttacatatcaaagatctaggccttctggtttatttttagcaaatttatgaagatttccctatgtacaatcaagtagcccctggggctgggtcaatttgacccttgggtgtcaagatttgaacagattttgtagaggtccactaggcaatgttacatgtgaaatatctaagctctaggccttctggtttatttttagaaaattttgaagatttttctatgtacaaacaAGTAACCCCCCGgggtggggtcatgatttaaacaaattttgtagaagtctactaggcaatgctacatgtcaaatatctaagatctaggccttctggtttatttttagaaacattttgaagattttcctatgtaaaatcaagtgacccctggggctgggtcaattttgaccccggggtcatgatttgaacaaatctgtagaggtccactaggcactgctacatgtgaaatatctaagctctaggccttctggtttatttaaagaaaaattttgaagatgttCCTAtataaaaccaagtgacccctggggtgcggttaattttgaccccgggggtcatgatttgaacaaattttgtagaggtccattaggcaatgctacaagtgaaatatctaagctctaggccttctggtttatttttagaaaattgttaagatttttctatgtacaatcgagtaaccccatggggcggggtcaattcgaccccagggtcatgatttgaacaaattttgtagaagtctgctaggcaatgctacatgtcaaatatctaagatctaggccttctggtttatttttagaaaatttttctatgtaaaatcaagtgacccctgggcggggtcaattttgacccagggggtcatgatttgaacaaattttgtagaggtccactaggcaatgctacatgtcaaatatctaagctctaggccttctggtttatttttagaaaaattctgaagattttcctatgtaaaatcaagtgacccctggggcggggtcaattttgatgccgggggtcacgatttgaacaattttagtagaggtccattaggcaatactacatgtcaaatacctaagctctagggcttctggtttttgagaagaagattttttaaaattttcctatgtaaaatcaagtgacccctggggcggggtaaattttgaccccggggtcatgatttgaacaaacttggtagaggtccactaagcaatgcttcacaccaaatatctaagctctagggcttctggtttttgagaagaagatttttaaagtttttcattttggttgccatggcaaccagagttctgcatggaattcaattctttaaataattttgaaagggggccacccaaggatcattcctgtgaagtttggtgtaattctgcccagtggttttcaagaagatttttttagaaattgttgacgcatgacACACtacacacgacggacatcaagcggtcacaatagctcaccttgtcacttcgtgaaggtgagctaaaaaggatatACCAAAAACATCTGAAAAAGATGTATTTGTTATTTTGCTAGACCAACTCTATAAATTTTCATAACGAGAATCTATGGGAAAATGCAGGTTTGAATGAAACTTCTTACAGTGGTTTTTCTTTTAGTGAAATGAATAGGTCTATGTGGGTTATTTCTGAGGTATTTGCTGATGATAAATATGATCAGCTAATTTCAATCTAATTTAATGACagattttttataaatgtttggtcatacatgcatattaattttattaaccaGTTTTATCAATTTAACACAAATACtgcaatttattttcaatgtgatTTATGTCTTCATATGGCTACATCCAGGCTTTAGTCTATCATGAGTATGTTTCATAGATAAATGGCATTACCTTGCAACTTCATACTTTTCAAGCATGTAGTACTACCTTAAAAGGACATTTTATCAATACATAACCATTTCTGCATcaatggttgttttgttttcgttttgaAATCCATGGTATAAGGCATAAAATAAAACCTGTTTACTTacgttattttattattaaaatttacataaaaagttaataacaatataaaagaataaaatctCACAAATTATGAACACATAGTACCAGTCTGACTGACTGAACACAATAAGCACCAGTCTAATGTTTAGGTTCCACCCACACAAGTTCTTGTGCCAGTCTAACTGACTGGACACCATAATTAGTACCAAATCTGACTGAATGAACACAATAATAAGCACCAGTCTAATGTTTAGGTTCCAACACAAGTTCTAGTGCCAGTCTAACTGACTGGACACAATAATTTGTACCAAATCTGACTGAATGAACACAATAATAAGCACCAGTCTAATGTTCAGGTTCCACACAAGTTTCTAGTACCAGTCTAACTGACTGGACACAATAAATTAGTACCACTGTATACAActggttttgaattttagttttcattaattttgattgatatttttttGTAAGAGTGTACATAgttttataaagtaaaattaCCTGTGGTTCTACGTAttattttgatttacatttagATTGagagaaaaaatgtgaaaaatctatGTTTCAAAACTTATGTGAAAACTGAAGCTAAACTCTCTTTCACTGACTAGAAAATTTCACTCCCACCCCCAAAAAATAATAACACCCATTCTCTACACACAATATCTTCTCTCATCTTCAACAGAAAATTGTCTGCATATTTAATAAAAGAGtacaacagaaaacaaatattttcttttatgtttagatttttttatacaCTGAAAAAGTTTTGGAAGGGTACCATAATCTTAACATTTAGTTCAACAACAGAGCTAATTTACATATACTCTACTAGCTACAGTAAAATAATTTTTCCCtgccaaaaattttaaattgtgtaatatttcttttgttgAATGGGAACAAAATAGTTTAAATCCTATTCACAGTTATGATAAAAATGTCCCACAACTATGTTTGGTAACTGAGCTATACGGGATGGATGAAAAAGTgagtaaatgttaaaattgtttaaatctggATAAATTAGTGGTTTGGTCGCGTAAAATAATCATATTAAAGATGCATAAAAAACATGAAGAAGAAGGGTATACTATGtagatagataaaatagataaaaagaaaattttaaatgtgaTGATGAAGGGTATACTATGTAGACAGAAAACAAAGAGAATTTTATGAACATTAGATTTAGAAAGAAGATGAAGGCACGTAAATTATCAATACAAAACTGCACTGTTTGGTACAAAAGTACTGGAAAAGAATTATTAATGCACGACTGACAAACAGATCTGCTGACAAAAAGAGTCGGGTGCAATTTTTAACAAATGAGCTGACTAAAGCTGAGTCAAATTAAACACAGAATATTCAccatcaaaataaatttttgataatcctAAAGAAATTGAGAACTCTTCCAGTAATAATACTACACTGTAAgttcttgaaaattttgaaatcacaACAAAATTCACTCATGTTGCAGAATAAATTAATCGAATATGCATAGTTTCCATTTGCTAATAATTAgacaaaattttcaacaatattgTATTTACTGAAACTTACAGGAAAATACAGCCATCTGATTCCAAACGTGATTTTAAAGAtggataaaaagaaataaaattatccAGCACTATATCAAGTAAGACATTTACTGTCAATCTAGGTATACTGAGAGGGTATATATTCTGGTCTTGATACATGTTGATCTGTCTGTCTGTGTACACTGCTGGTCATCTACAAAGACAACAAATTAAAGCTGAAGAGAAATATAGagtttataaacatttttctgtggtttAAACAGATTTATTAATAATGAGGTTTACTAATTACAAATACATGACCTGGTTCAAAGTAACGAGTTGTATTGTTGTGAAAAAAGTAAGCATTTTTCCTTTTCCTCTCATATAATCTCCCTTGTACTAAAAACTGATAGATGTGTTAGCTCTACCTGGAAAGTACCTACCAGTGACATAGCTTTTCATCTTTACCTGAAGGTTTAACAACAAGCTCAAGTTTCTATTTTGATttgcaaacaaaacttttacaACATTCTaataattttttcctttaaatgttttaagacatATTTATGTGAGTGTCATTCTGTCAGATGGAACATTATTACCCTTTCGGGGaagtatatatatacaatacataCTGGTTTCCTGCACTGTGTTGTATTGCGTGAAGCATGAAACCGGTTACAGTGTCGTTGTTCCACTTCCTGAGTATTAGATGGGGGATTGCTTTTGTAATACTTCTgtaagacaaaataaaatattcaaggcAAAAATGAAAAGGTGTGTAATAAGTAAAACTCAAGCTATCACTGATTGTGATTAATACCCCGAACATACAGCTTTGTCAGAGGACGGTCAGGAAATAAGAAATTTTGTCAACTGACTCTAACATATATGTCATTCTATTCTACACATAAAAAGTGCAAAACAAGTTCAGTTCACAAACTCCCACATGCTGATAATGCCAATGTACACATTTTCTTCATGTCCAAGGATGCATAACTGCCACAGTTTGAATGACCATAAAATGCTATCGTATGATCTACACATCAACGTTTCATGGCTTTCATGCGTATGAAGTTGCATTTGCTTCCACTTAAAACTGCCAGAGTAATTTGTGACACAAACTCCCACATAATTATGTCTGGCTTTGTGAGGTCACCTCACAACACAAAGATGTGTGTggagtttgaaaacatttcagagATTCATGCTtatgtacaaaatgaaatttttgctTTAATGATATGAATGAAATAAAGTTCTTTCAGCACAGATTTAGAACTGAACAACATCAATTGAAATTGCAAACTTCTATCTGCAAATGATATGTAAATGCAGTCAAAATCTAAAACCACAAACatggacattatataaatatgGAAAATTTCATCATCTGAAATTCAAGTGACCAGTTAGAATTCTCCTCAAGTATATATGGTCAGTTCACTTTGCTGAAAAGCCAATGTGGACTTTATCCTTGATGTCACCTTAAAATCCCAAAGCCAGTTTAAAGAAATATCCAAAACTTTTACCTTGCACTGTTTTGTAGTCTGGGACATAAACTGCAGTATAGTGGAGAAAGCTTCATCTAGACTTGTATATACAAATGGCTCTTCCACATCCTGCAACACAATAATTGTTGCCGTAAAAAACTTtggaaaaggaaaatttaaactGAATACTAAAGCATTAAGCCAATCAAAAATAAAAGTATCTAAAACCTACCGATACTTAAAACCTTGGCGAAAAGACAATGTCTTTATAATATGTatacaaagacaaaattatttatttcagcttgaaaagcttacatgtcataacaagaggaccatgatggtcctgaatcgctcacctcttcccacaatacccagttttgagtatgacgtcgttttttctattatttgacatagtgacctagtttttgagctcatgtgacccagttttgaacttgacctagatattatcaagataaaaattctgaccaattttcatgaagatccattgaaaaatatggtctctaggttatctattatttgacctattgacctagttttcgaaggtacgggaccctgttttgaattttacctagatatcatcaaggtgaacattctcactaattttcatgaagatttcatgaaaaatatggcctctagagaggtcacaaggtttttctatttttatacctactggcctagtttttgaccgcacatgacccagtttcgaaactgacctagatatcatcaaggtgaacattcagatcaattttcatgaagatccattgaaaaatatggcctctagagaggtcaaaagattttgataattttagacctactgacctagtttttgactgcagttgactcagtttcaaacttgacctagatatcatcaagatgaacattcagaccaactttcatacagatcccatgaaaagtatggcctctagagaggtcacaaggttttttattatttgacctactgacctagttttttatggcacgtgacccagtttcagacttgacctagatatcatcaaggtgaacattctgaccaatttttatggagatccattcacaagtatggcctctagagaggtcacaaggttattttatttttagacctactgacctagtttttgaccgcacatgaccctgtttcgaacttgatctagatatcatcaagatgaacattctgaccaattttcatacagatccaatgaaaaatatggcctttagagaggtcacaaggtttttctattatttgacctactgacctagtttttgatggcatgtgacccactttcgaacttgacctagatatcatcaaggtgaacattcagatcaattttcatgaagatccattgaaaaatatggcctctagagaggtcaaaagattttgataattttagacctactgacctagtttttgactgcagttgactcagtttcaaacttgacctagatatcatcaaggtgaacattcagatcaattttcatgaagatccattgaaaaatatggcctctagagaggtcaaaagattttgataattttagacctactgacctagtttttgactgcagttgactcagtttcaaacttgacctagatatcatcaagatgaacattcagaccaactttcatacagatcccatgaaaagtatggcctctagagaggtcacaaggttttttattatttgacctactgacctagttttttatggcacgtgacccagtttcaaactcgacctagatatcataaaggtgaacattctgaccaatttttatggagatccattcacaagtatggcctctagagaggtcacaaggttattttatttttagacctactgacctagtttttgaccgcacatgaccctgtttcaaacttgatctagatatcatcaagatgaacattctgaccaattttcatacagatccaatgaaaaatatggcctttagagaggtcacaaggtttttctattatttgacctactgacctagtttttgatggcatgtgacccactttcgaacttcacctagatatcatcaaggtgaacgttctgaccaattttcatgaagatgtcatgaaatatatggcctctagagaggtcacaatgtttttctatttttagacctactgacctagtttttgacagcacgtgacccagttttgaacttgacctagatatcatcaagatgaacattcagaccaactttcatacagatcccatgaaaaatatggcctttagagaggtcacaaggtttttctattatttgacctactgacctagtttttgatggcacatgacccactttcgaacttgacctagatatcatcaaggtgaacgttctgaccaattttcatgaaggtgtcgtgaaacatatggcctctagagaggtcacaaggtttttctatttttagacctactgacctagtttttgacagcacgtgacccagtttcgaacttgacctagatatcatcaagatgaacattcagaccaattttcatacagatccaatgaaaaatatggcctttagagaggtcacaaggtttttctattatttgacctactgacctagtttttgatggcacgtgacccactttcgaacttgacctagatatcatcaaggtgaacgttctgaccgattttcatgaagatcttttgaaatatatggcctctagagaggtcacaaggtttttctatttttagacctactgacctagtttttgatggcacgtgacccaatttcgaacttgatctagatatcatcaagatgaacattctgattaattttcatgaagatcccatgaaaaatgtgacatctagagtggtcacaaggtttttctatttttagacctactgacctagtttttgaccacacgtgacccagtttcgaacctgacctagatatcatcaagatgaacattctgattaactttcatgaagatcccatgaaaaatgtgacctctagagtggtcacaaggtttttctatttttagacctactgacctagtttttgaccgcacgtgacccagtttcgaacttgacctagatatcatcaagatgaacattctgaccaattttcataaagatcccatgaaaaatgtgacctctagagtggtcacaagcaaaagtttacggacgcacgcacggacactgcacgatcacaaaagctcaccttgtcactttgtgacaggtgagctaaaaagaatacTATATTCTGTGTCTTTCCACACTGGAATAAAGCGgttaaagaaaattgttaaatgcttgacagagcctcgctttttatcattttattaaacgcgaaaagacactcatgtaataccTATCTCTAtttcaaattacatttaaattcaagTTCGAATCAAAATCATTCTGTAATAATCGAGCTAAGAGTGAACATGCAtgaaattttaacctgaaattcaaagcaaaaagggggcataactcatgaaataACCTACCAGgagttatggactttgtgtcatatgatcaTGATGCCAGTGATGATACATGACAActgtttaagtttaaatcaaatttatttatttaataaatagaatgaaagtgcatcaaaactttaacttgcaATTTAAGTAAAAAGTGGCCAgcataattcttgaaataatgATGCTAGAGTTGTGACACTGATGCAGACACATGGTTGATTCATCAAATAGCTCTTAGTCTTACTATTCTTTTATTAGACAAGCTAAAAGGGgacttaatttacaaaatactggtGCCTGTTGATTCATGGACCTTATGCTACATGATGTAGATAATAATGTGGATTAATCAAGCGTTATAGGTATACATGATATAAAAAATGTCATAACAGTTACACGTTACAGTCAATACTGGTAAACCTGAAACACACTTTTCTGGTCATGATATTATCTTATAGCAAAAATAATTCATATCCCTTAACCAATTTCACACTTCTGGAAATTTTGTTTACCTGAACAGGCATGCAAGGAGGTTTCTGTTTTGGCCATTCTACATTCCTGCTACGAGCCCTTTCATATGTTCTCTGAGCCACTACAGTTGTTCTGTGTAATGTATTGTAGGACCAACCATCTATTGGCTGCAAGGGAGACAAAATGTAACAATTAGACTTACTGGTATATTGTATGTAACTGCAATAAGCACTGTAGTATTCCAGTATTGTGTCTGTGTCTATCAAATATAAATACTGGCCACCGATGCATGATTCCGCCAAATATATGTTTTGTAAGTAAAAACCTCTCAAAACACATTAATATTTATTGATTAATCTACCACAAACTTGTTGACAGATAATTTACACAACATTTTTGGAAAATGCAGTTGCAATTGTggtgaaaatttaatttaatagtGTAAGCAAAAGTTTAACATGACAAATGAGGAGAAATTCTTTTTTGCAAGGTATGTCTAGAATCGGcaacttagaaaaaaaatcttgaaaattaaatactctaaatttcaatataaaatttaaatttgtttttcatttgaatacctttcataaatttgaaaataaagatttaaactaaataaatataattaaatgttaaaaactgaCAATTTACTTAGTTTGTCGATACATTTATGCCAGTTTTGACAATTTAAACTCAACCCACCCACATTTAAACACAATCCACACATGTGCCGGGCCCCTTTGATTGACATATGAAGGCCACACacagacaagagctgtcacaggagacagcatgctagactatttcgatgctggatagtgaaactggcaCATATGAGGAAGGGCTGTCACTGGAGTATTTAATGACTCCAGTGCAGATTTCTATCTtagacaatagcttgagtctgtgtcaaaagtatcaaGTAATTAGTGAGATAAAAATAAgtgaataaaaacattaaataagtataaaagagACACAGTGAAAAAGAATCAAAATTAAACTggaattctaagcaaaaaggggcataattcatgaaatattggtgcaagagtgatggcccttgagtcaaataatgtgggtgatgatgtggaacaactactgtaagtttgaatcaaatcctctttGTAATATAGAGATATAGTGTctgtgaaaatgcataaaaattaatcttaacttctaagtaaaaaggggcataattcatgaaaacttggttccagagttatgtaccttgtgtcatatgatgtgggtgagaatgtggaacaactattttcagtttgaacaaatccatttagtaataactgagagagTGAAactgtgaaaatgcatcaaaacttcaacctgaaattctaagtaaaagggggcataattcatgacatactggtgcaagagttatgatccttcttcatatgatgtgaatgataatgtggaagaactattttatgtttgaataaaatccatgcagtaataactgagatagagtaaaaccgcaccaaaactttaaccttaaattctacgtaaaaaggggggataattcatgaaatatttgtgcaagagtttaatatggaccttgtgtcacatgatgtgggggatgatgtgtaacaactattataagtttgaatcaaatctatctagtaataactgagatagagtgaaagtgcatcaaaactttaacctgaaattttaagaaaaaaggggggataattcataaaatattagtgcaAGAATTAcagcccttgtgccatatgatgtgggtgaggAATATctattataagtttgaaactAATCCATCAAGTAACTACAGAGATaaagcgaaagtgcatcaaaacttaaccaaagtgtggatGCAGAAAGACACGGACGCCGGatcaagtaggacagctctccagaccatactttgtatagtcgagctaaaaatgtatgaagtGACTGTTTACACGGTAGCTGTGCAACTAATTTCTTAAGGACACGGCAATCTTAGCCGGTTGTTCCTTAGCGCCATATCATAATCGTACTCGAGAATCATAGATTCAACAACAACATAGATTGTATACATTgtactataataaataaataaatcatgcaTCTCAAAATCTTATATTGTGCAGGAGGGATtatatgatattttcttcaaaattcttcATACATCAAACAAcgaaaatttatctaaaataaattgCGAAGGCCGTACTTTCAGCAGAAAAATCCTTTTCATGGGTCTCTCCAATGGTCCATTACAATTGCTGCCGTACTAATACTATAGTTTCTAAGGGACACGGCTGCTGTGTGAATAACGAAGTAGGGATACCGCTGCTGTGTCCGTAATATATTATTTGCACGGCAGCTGTGTATTGACCATAttgacattataggataaatcctgtcctccggtatttccgtaaatagggtcagggggACTGGcaagattaaccgatataaagaccatGTACactattagcgattatttttgctaGAAGATAAAGATTTAGGAAAGTTTTTACTTTCTCAcaataaaaatactattttacgacctcggcaacaaaatcgtagcaaaaaaaatttttaatcttGAAAATGTGAATAATTTTACACCATCGGTCGAGCCACAAAAgtggcagtgtagaataaaagataaaattttaaaaataaattggaTAGAATGCACTTTAGCAGTCCCCTGAAGTTTGAGGATAtatttgctacatcttaattacaacaatgttttatgataatctgcaatactggtactgatgataaacccaaaCAGAAattgaggttttttacctgtaacttttttatttctgcaatttgtaatcaatggttggtatcaaactaaagcttaacatttgctgaaaactttacataattcaaatttatatttagttagcaaactcacatgaactgaggccctgaaaggggttagtaAAATGGGGACGGTACGCAGGTTGACtcatgataaattcgaacactttagtcatttacaaaattttctttgtagtattatattgaaactttcccaaaaagctgcaacagtcattcctgatcaag
This is a stretch of genomic DNA from Mercenaria mercenaria strain notata chromosome 4, MADL_Memer_1, whole genome shotgun sequence. It encodes these proteins:
- the LOC123551140 gene encoding uncharacterized protein LOC123551140 → MATRPIDGWSYNTLHRTTVVAQRTYERARSRNVEWPKQKPPCMPVQDVEEPFVYTSLDEAFSTILQFMSQTTKQCKKYYKSNPPSNTQEVEQRHCNRFHASRNTTQCRKPMTSSVHRQTDQHVSRPEYIPSQYT